A genomic region of Methanobacterium sp. SMA-27 contains the following coding sequences:
- a CDS encoding DEAD/DEAH box helicase translates to MEKLRFKDLDISSEIQRAVEDMGFEEATPIQSLAIPHVLKGKDVTGQAQTGTGKTAAFGIPILEMVDPSERDLQAVILCPTRELAIQVAEELKKLSKYMKRVSVLPIYGGQPIDRQIKALKKGVQIIIGTPGRVMDHMRRGTLDMGKVKVLVLDEADEMLDMGFREDIEFVLDYIPDERQILLFSATMSPDILYITRRYQDDPEFLKVVPKELTVPETEQIYFEVKEKMKLDVLSRVLDISDFKLSLVFCNTKRRVDKLVSHLQIRGYAADGLHGDMSQRQRDSVMSKFRSGNIEILVATDVAARGIDVENVEAVFNYDVPNDDEYYVHRIGRTGRAGKTGIAYTFVSGKEVYQLRDIMRYTKTKIEQQQIPSISDVQEIKTTNFLEKIKRIINNEKLDKEVHMVEKMMAEDYSSVETAAALLRIVMEKSGNSPQASAEEFGDTGAGSGHVRFFINIGRKDRAKARDIIKAIADRTGLSSGSIGKIDVFDKFSFVEVPQASASEVISSMRGAKIKGRSVNMEPANKRS, encoded by the coding sequence ATGGAAAAACTTAGATTTAAAGATTTAGATATATCTAGCGAGATACAGAGAGCTGTTGAAGACATGGGATTCGAGGAGGCCACTCCGATTCAATCTCTTGCAATACCACATGTTCTAAAGGGAAAAGACGTTACTGGTCAGGCCCAGACAGGAACAGGTAAAACAGCAGCCTTTGGAATACCAATACTGGAGATGGTTGACCCATCCGAAAGGGATCTCCAGGCAGTTATACTGTGTCCAACCAGAGAACTTGCCATTCAAGTTGCAGAAGAACTGAAAAAACTATCAAAATACATGAAGAGAGTTTCTGTATTACCCATATATGGTGGCCAGCCAATAGATAGGCAGATTAAAGCACTTAAAAAGGGTGTGCAAATTATAATAGGCACACCTGGTAGAGTGATGGATCATATGAGGCGTGGAACCTTAGATATGGGAAAAGTTAAAGTTTTAGTTCTTGACGAAGCCGATGAAATGCTTGATATGGGATTCAGAGAAGATATAGAGTTTGTTTTGGATTACATACCTGATGAGAGACAGATACTTCTTTTCTCAGCAACAATGTCTCCAGATATTTTGTACATAACTCGAAGATATCAGGATGACCCTGAATTTTTGAAAGTTGTACCCAAGGAACTTACAGTACCAGAAACCGAGCAGATCTATTTTGAAGTGAAAGAAAAAATGAAATTAGATGTACTTTCACGCGTTCTAGACATTAGCGACTTTAAATTATCTCTTGTCTTTTGTAACACCAAAAGAAGAGTTGACAAACTTGTAAGCCACCTTCAAATAAGGGGATATGCTGCTGATGGTCTTCATGGAGACATGAGTCAGAGACAGAGGGATAGTGTAATGTCCAAGTTCCGATCAGGAAATATTGAGATCCTAGTTGCTACAGATGTTGCTGCACGTGGAATAGATGTTGAAAATGTAGAAGCAGTTTTCAACTATGATGTGCCAAATGATGATGAATACTACGTTCACAGAATAGGAAGAACAGGAAGAGCAGGTAAAACTGGTATTGCTTATACTTTTGTTTCAGGAAAAGAAGTTTATCAACTAAGGGACATAATGCGGTACACAAAAACTAAGATCGAACAACAGCAGATACCATCCATTAGTGATGTCCAAGAGATCAAAACAACCAACTTCCTCGAGAAGATTAAACGAATAATAAACAATGAAAAACTCGATAAAGAAGTTCATATGGTTGAGAAGATGATGGCAGAAGACTACAGTTCAGTAGAAACAGCTGCAGCTCTTTTAAGGATTGTTATGGAAAAATCAGGCAACAGTCCTCAGGCATCAGCTGAAGAATTCGGAGATACTGGTGCAGGATCAGGACATGTTCGATTCTTTATTAACATAGGAAGAAAGGACAGGGCTAAAGCAAGGGATATTATAAAAGCTATAGCCGATAGGACCGGACTTTCAAGCGGTTCCATTGGAAAAATAGATGTATTCGACAAGTTTTCATTTGTTGAAGTACCTCAAGCCAGTGCTAGCGAAGTAATTTCTTCTATGCGTGGAGCAAAAATCAAGGGCAGATCAGTTAATATGGAGCCTGCTAACAAAAGAAGTTAG
- the hypA gene encoding hydrogenase maturation nickel metallochaperone HypA, translating to MHELSMADAMVKTVLDVAEKNDATEVIEVTIEVGKLTMLNPEQLKFLLDVLVENTLLEGAEINIDEIPVELNCNLCEYNGLADMDDSDHYLAIVKCPECGERDVEITAGRECNVKNIKIEKEEGDEDA from the coding sequence ATGCACGAACTTTCAATGGCCGACGCTATGGTTAAGACCGTACTGGACGTAGCAGAAAAAAATGATGCTACAGAAGTAATAGAAGTAACTATAGAAGTTGGAAAACTCACAATGCTCAATCCTGAGCAGTTAAAATTTCTTCTGGATGTCCTTGTTGAAAACACCCTACTTGAGGGTGCAGAGATCAATATAGATGAGATCCCAGTCGAGTTAAATTGTAATTTATGTGAATACAATGGATTAGCAGATATGGATGATTCTGATCATTATTTAGCAATTGTTAAATGTCCTGAATGTGGTGAAAGAGATGTGGAGATAACTGCAGGTAGGGAATGTAACGTTAAAAATATCAAAATAGAAAAAGAAGAGGGGGATGAAGATGCATAA
- a CDS encoding ribose-phosphate diphosphokinase, producing MIIGGSASQKLAAKVAWSLEEKLSPIETRRFPDGERYIRVKGEVPKEVVVIQSTGYPQDENLIELFLLLKNLKSLGVERTRVVIPYFGYGRQERRFKSGEAVSAVIIAELLEAAGASEIYSVNLHEKNIKQFFNIPVHEISAMPMIANYIKETIDDPIIIGPDKGALGFAEEVSGILKCECDYLEKTRISPEKVETKLKNLDVADRNVVIIDDIISTGGTIVNASKILRDLGANKVVVGCVHPVLVEDALLKIFAAGVDDVFATDTLKSDVSTISVASSVAGYLKKYE from the coding sequence TTGATAATAGGAGGATCTGCATCACAGAAACTTGCTGCTAAAGTTGCTTGGAGTTTAGAAGAAAAGTTAAGTCCAATTGAAACCAGACGGTTCCCTGATGGGGAACGTTATATACGGGTAAAAGGTGAAGTTCCAAAGGAAGTTGTTGTGATACAATCAACAGGATATCCTCAGGATGAAAACCTTATAGAGTTATTCCTGTTACTTAAAAATCTTAAAAGCTTGGGCGTAGAACGGACCAGAGTTGTGATTCCTTACTTTGGTTATGGTAGGCAGGAACGTAGATTTAAGAGTGGAGAAGCAGTTTCAGCGGTTATAATAGCCGAACTACTTGAAGCAGCTGGTGCTTCAGAAATATATTCTGTTAATCTTCATGAAAAAAATATTAAACAATTTTTCAACATTCCTGTTCATGAAATATCTGCAATGCCTATGATAGCCAATTATATCAAGGAAACGATTGATGATCCAATAATTATAGGACCTGACAAAGGCGCGCTTGGATTTGCAGAGGAAGTTTCAGGAATATTGAAATGTGAATGTGATTATCTTGAAAAAACAAGGATATCACCAGAAAAAGTGGAAACTAAACTTAAAAATCTAGATGTTGCAGATAGAAATGTTGTAATTATTGACGATATTATTAGTACCGGTGGCACAATTGTTAATGCATCCAAAATATTGAGGGATCTTGGAGCAAATAAAGTTGTAGTTGGGTGTGTTCATCCGGTACTTGTTGAAGATGCTCTTTTAAAAATATTTGCTGCAGGAGTCGATGATGTATTCGCCACAGATACGCTTAAATCTGATGTAAGTACCATATCAGTTGCTTCTTCTGTTGCAGGCTATTTGAAAAAATACGAATAA